A genome region from Trichosurus vulpecula isolate mTriVul1 chromosome 5, mTriVul1.pri, whole genome shotgun sequence includes the following:
- the MIEF1 gene encoding mitochondrial dynamics protein MID51, which yields MAGTGERQGKGKKDDNGIGTAIDFVLSNARLVLGVGGAAMLGIATLAVKRMYDRAISAPSSPTRLSHSGKRSWEEPSWMGSSRLLQQDMKTSLSRSLQTLPTDPSAFDADGFCPRRPKPATKKSQVDLKKSRLRLSLQEKLFAYYRNRAAIPPGEQARAKQTAVDICAELRSFLRAKLPDMPLRDMYLSGSLYDDLQVVTADHIQLIVPLVLEQNLWSCIPGEDTIMNVPGFFLVRRENPEYFPRGSSYWDRCVVGGYLSPKAVAETFEKVVAGSINWPAIGSLLDCVIRPAPPPEALTLEVQYEQNRRLVIDFLPSVTLGDTVLVARPHRLAQYDNLWRLSLRPAETARLRALDQGDGGCRALCLKILKAICKSSPALGHLTASQLTNVILHLAQEETDWSQDMLADRFLQALRALIGYLEAGVLPSALNPKVNLFSELTPGEIDELGYTLYCSLSEPEVLLQT from the exons ATGGCAGGGACTGGCGAGCGCCAGGGAAAAGGCAAGAAGGATGACAACGGCATCGGCACCGCCATCGATTTTGTGCTGTCCAACGCCCGGCTGGTGCTGGGCGTGGGCGGAGCCGCCATGCTGGGGATTGCCACCTTGGCTGTCAAACGG ATGTACGACCGGGCAATCAGTGCCCCCAGCAGCCCCACCCGCCTGAGCCATTCAGGGAAAAGAAGCTGGGAGGAGCCAAGCTGGATGGGATCCTCACGGTTACTGCAGCAGGACATGAAGACCAGTTTGAGCAGGTCCCTGCAGACTCTGCCCACTGACCCCTCAGCCTTTGACGCAG ATGGGTTCTGCCCCCGTAGACCCAAACCAGCCACCAAGAAGAGCCAGGTAGACTTGAAGAAGTCACGGCTCCGCCTGTCCCTGCAGGAGAAGCTGTTTGCTTATTATCGGAACCGGGCAGCAATCCCCCCTGGAGAGCAGGCCCGGGCCAAGCAGACGGCCGTGGACATATGTGCCGAGCTGCGGAGCTTCCTCCGAGCCAAGCTGCCTGACATGCCGTTGCGAGACATGTATCTGAGTGGCAGCCTTTATGATGACTTGCAG GTCGTGACTGCTGACCACATTCAGCTCATCGTGCCTCTGGTCTTGGAGCAGAACCTGTGGTCCTGCATCCCTGGGGAGGACACCATCATGAATGTCCCCGGCTTCTTCCTGGTACGTCGTGAGAACCCAGAGTACTTCCCCCGGGGCAGCAGTTACTGGGACCGCTGTGTTGTTGGCGGTTACCTCTCGCCCAAGGCTGTGGCAGAGACATTTGAGAAGGTTGTGGCAGGCTCCATTAACTGGCCAGCCATTGGGTCCCTCTTGGACTGCGTGATCCGCCCAGCTCCACCCCCTGAGGCCTTGACGCTGGAAGTGCAGTATGAGCAAAACCGGCGCCTCGTCATTGACTTTCTACCTTCAGTGACCCTCGGGGACACGGTCCTTGTGGCCAGGCCCCACCGGCTGGCCCAGTATGATAACCTGTGGAGGCTGAGCCTGCGGCCTGCAGAGACTGCCCGCCTCCGGGCGCTAGACCAGGGCGATGGGGGCTGTCGAGCGCTGTGCCTCAAGATCCTCAAGGCTATATGCAAGTCTAGCCCAGCCTTGGGCCACCTCACTGCCAGTCAGCTTACCAATGTCATTCTCCACTTGGCCCAAGAGGAGACtgactggtctcaggacatgctTGCTGACCGCTTTCTGCAGGCGCTCAGGGCCTTGATTGGCTACTTGGAGGCTGGAGTCCTGCCTAGTGCCCTGAACCCCAAAGTGAACCTATTTTCAGAGCTTACCCCTGGAGAAATAGATGAATTGGGGTACACCCTTTATTGCTCATTGTCTGAGCCAGAGGTCCTGCTGCAGACGTAA
- the ATF4 gene encoding cyclic AMP-dependent transcription factor ATF-4 produces MTEMSFLSSDMLWGDLLSPFNPSGLGAEEGLSPLDDYLEEAKPFKPQGLSSDKAKAGSSDWLAVDSLVNAPDYGKEDAFSGMDWMVEKMDLKEFDFDALLGMDDLESTCSELIATLEDSCDLFDPLATSSKEFPSTVNPIGQFPETLLEPDHVAPLTSHQSFPFSLRALTSTPDHSFSLDLGSEVDVLEGDRKPEALYGVMPKDIKEEEAPSDNDSGIGICTSPESYLGSPQHSPSTSMASLTESQLSSDPGSLSARPKPYDRPVEDKKEKKVDKKLKKMEQNKTAATRYRQKKRAEQEALSGECRELEQKNEALKEKADALSKEIQYLKDLIEEVRKAKEKRKSP; encoded by the exons ATGACGGAGATGAGCTTCCTGAGCAGCGACATGTTGTGGGGGGACTTGCTGTCCCCCTTCAACCCGTCGGGTTTGGGGGCTGAGGAGGGTCTGAGCCCCTTAGATGACTACCTGGAGGAGGCCAAGCCCTTCAAGCCGCAGGGGCTCTCCAGCGACAAGGCCAAGGCAGGCTCTTCCGATTGGCTGGCTGTGGACAGTCTGGTCAACGCCCCCGACTACGGCAAGG AGGATGCCTTCTCGGGCATGGATTGGATGGTGGAGAAGATGGATCTGAAGGAGTTTGATTTCGATGCCTTGCTGGGCATGGACGACCTGGAATCCACCTGCTCTGAGCTCATCGCCACGTTGGAAGACTCGTGTGATCTGTTCGACCCCTTGGCCACTAGCAGCAAAGAGTTCCCTTCAACAGTAAATCCAATTGGCCAGTTCCCCGAAACTCTACTTGAACCTGATCATGTCGCCCCCCTCACCTCCCATcagtctttccccttttctctaagGGCCCTGACCTCCACGCCAGACCACTCTTTCAGTTTAGACCTAGGTAGTGAAGTGGATGTCTTGGAAGGAGACAGAAAACCAGAAGCTCTTTATGGGGTGATGCCCAAGGACATCAAAGAGGAAGAAGCCCCCTCAGATAATGATAGCGGGATTGGGATCTGCACGAGTCCCGAGTCCTACCTGGGCTCTCCACAGCACAGCCCCTCCACTTCCATGGCTTCTCTGACTGAGAGCCAGCTCTCTTCAGACCCCGGGTCGCTCTCTGCCCGCCCCAAACCTTATGACCGTCCCGTTgaggacaagaaagagaaaaaggtagaTAAGAAGCTGAAGAAAATGGAGCAGAACAAAACTGCTGCCACTCGTTACAGGCAGAAAAAGCGGGCAGAACAGGAGGCCTTGTCTGGGGAGTGCAGAGAGCTAGAACAAAAGAACGAGGCTTTGAAGGAGAAGGCAGATGCCCTGAGCAAAGAGATTCAGTATTTGAAGGACTTGATAGAAGAGGTCCGGAAGgccaaggaaaagaggaaaagtccCTGA